A stretch of the Ischnura elegans chromosome 5, ioIscEleg1.1, whole genome shotgun sequence genome encodes the following:
- the LOC124158827 gene encoding intraflagellar transport protein 56 isoform X1 produces the protein MMLSRAKPAAGHSAKKEPVNVTKQLPKLNEFLKSRDYVGALTLLEFSRNALKSTDDVDMWIGYCAFHLGDYKKALFTYEKLLQNYPFEEIAINLSCCYFFLGMYKEALEAAEKAPEGGLKSRLLLHLSHRFADDKRVFEMEQKLGEMIENRLSLASLNFIKAHYQESLDVYKAVLLDHREYLAIKVYEAYCYYKNGYLDKSQEALHNYLQHYPDSVTANNLKACIYYHLDDMKAAETELKILKEQTSASVICYKDLIDHNKVVFQRGEGALQILSPLVGIVPEARLNLVIYHILQDDISEAYNLMKDIKATQHSEYILKGIIHTIIGQKNGSREDTEIAQQYYLAVGNSESERDTVQGRECMASFFFLLHQFDEVNRYLNAIRSHHHGDDVFNFNYGQAKAAIGSFKEAEEAFQLVQSEKLRCDYTFISLLGRCYIMNKKPQDAWELYLKMEASPESFNLLQLIANDCYKMGHFYHAAKAFDMLERFDPNPEYWEGKRGACIGMFQKVIACEEPKSILKDAIQLLKTSNKPGVEQMIKVIKTWAKENKINVFI, from the exons atg ATGTTGTCAAGGGCTAAGCCTGCTGCTGGACATTCAGCAAAGAAAGAGCCAGTAAATGTTACTAAGCAGCTACCGAAGTTGAATGAATTTCTTAAGTCAAGGGATTATGTGGGTGCTCTTACACTTCTCGAG tttAGCAGAAATGCCTTGAAAAGTACAGATGATGTGGACATGTGGATTGGATATTGTGCCTTTCATTTGGGAGACTATAAAAAAGCTCTTTTTACCTATGAGAAACTTTTACAGAATTATCCCTTTGAGGAAATTGCAATCAACTTATCATGCTGCTACTTTTTCCTTGGGATGTATAAAGAAGCTCTTGAG GCTGCAGAAAAAGCTCCAGAAGGTGGATTAAAATCAAGACTGCTGCTACATCTTTCTCATAGATTTGCAGATGATAAAAGAGTATTTGAGATGGAACAGAAACTAGGAGAAATGATTGAAAACAGACTTAGCCTTGCTTCTTTAAACTTCATAAAAGCCCACTATCAAGAATCCCTGGATGTTTATAAAGCAGTTCTACTGGATCATAG GGAATACCTGGCAATAAAAGTTTATGAAGCCTACTGCTACTATAAAAATGGCTATTTGGATAAATCTCAGGAAGCTCTGCACAACTATTTGCAGCACTATCCAGATTCTGTGACTGCCAACAATCTAAAAGCTTGCATTTACTACCATCTGGATGACATGAAGGCTGCTGAAACtgaactaaaaattttaaaa GAGCAGACATCTGCATCAGTTATTTGCTACAAAGATCTTATTGATCACAACAAGGTTGTATTTCAAAGAGGTGAAGGTGCTCTACAGATTTTGTCTCCCCTGGTAGGCATTGTTCCAGAGGCTCGCCTTAACTTAGTCATCTACCATATTCTGCAG GATGACATCTCGGAAGCTTATAATCTCATGAAAGACATCAAAGCCACACAGCATTCTGAATATATTCTTAAGGGTATCATCCATACTATTATAGGACAGAAAAATGGATCG CGTGAGGATACAGAAATTGCTCAGCAGTACTACTTAGCAGTTGGAAACAGTGAAAGTGAAAGGGATACAGTTCAAGGAAGAGAGTGCAtggcttcatttttctttttactgcATCAGTTTGATGAAGTTAATCGCTATCTCAACGCAATACGTAGTCATCATCATGGtgatgatgtatttaatttcaactACGGACAG GCTAAAGCAGCAATTGGGAGTTTTAAAGAAGCAGAAGAAGCATTTCAACTAgtacaaagtgaaaaattaagatGTGATTACACATTTATCAGCCTTTTAGGCAGATGCT ACATCATGAATAAAAAACCACAAGATGCATGGGAGCTATACCTGAAAATGGAGGCATCCCCTGAATCTTTCAATTTGCTGCAGCTGATTGCAAATGATTGCTACAAGATGGGCCATTTTTATCATGCAGCTAAAGCTTTTGATATGCTGGAAAGATTTGATCCTAACCCAGAGTATTGGGAAGGGAAACGTGGTGCCTGCATCGGAATGTTTCAGAAAGTCATAGCGTGCGAAGAGCCCAA atcCATACTAAAAGATGCTATTCAACTGCTAAAGACATCTAACAAGCCAGGAGTAGAGCAAATGATAAAGGTGATTAAGACATGGGCAAAAGAAAACAAGATAAATGTTTTCATATGA
- the LOC124158827 gene encoding intraflagellar transport protein 56 isoform X3, translating to MLLRTNWLETCHKKEMRTGKFSRNALKSTDDVDMWIGYCAFHLGDYKKALFTYEKLLQNYPFEEIAINLSCCYFFLGMYKEALEAAEKAPEGGLKSRLLLHLSHRFADDKRVFEMEQKLGEMIENRLSLASLNFIKAHYQESLDVYKAVLLDHREYLAIKVYEAYCYYKNGYLDKSQEALHNYLQHYPDSVTANNLKACIYYHLDDMKAAETELKILKEQTSASVICYKDLIDHNKVVFQRGEGALQILSPLVGIVPEARLNLVIYHILQDDISEAYNLMKDIKATQHSEYILKGIIHTIIGQKNGSREDTEIAQQYYLAVGNSESERDTVQGRECMASFFFLLHQFDEVNRYLNAIRSHHHGDDVFNFNYGQAKAAIGSFKEAEEAFQLVQSEKLRCDYTFISLLGRCYIMNKKPQDAWELYLKMEASPESFNLLQLIANDCYKMGHFYHAAKAFDMLERFDPNPEYWEGKRGACIGMFQKVIACEEPKSILKDAIQLLKTSNKPGVEQMIKVIKTWAKENKINVFI from the exons ATGCTTTTGAGGACTAACTGGTTAGAAACCTGCCATAAGAAAGAGATGCGAACAGGAAAG tttAGCAGAAATGCCTTGAAAAGTACAGATGATGTGGACATGTGGATTGGATATTGTGCCTTTCATTTGGGAGACTATAAAAAAGCTCTTTTTACCTATGAGAAACTTTTACAGAATTATCCCTTTGAGGAAATTGCAATCAACTTATCATGCTGCTACTTTTTCCTTGGGATGTATAAAGAAGCTCTTGAG GCTGCAGAAAAAGCTCCAGAAGGTGGATTAAAATCAAGACTGCTGCTACATCTTTCTCATAGATTTGCAGATGATAAAAGAGTATTTGAGATGGAACAGAAACTAGGAGAAATGATTGAAAACAGACTTAGCCTTGCTTCTTTAAACTTCATAAAAGCCCACTATCAAGAATCCCTGGATGTTTATAAAGCAGTTCTACTGGATCATAG GGAATACCTGGCAATAAAAGTTTATGAAGCCTACTGCTACTATAAAAATGGCTATTTGGATAAATCTCAGGAAGCTCTGCACAACTATTTGCAGCACTATCCAGATTCTGTGACTGCCAACAATCTAAAAGCTTGCATTTACTACCATCTGGATGACATGAAGGCTGCTGAAACtgaactaaaaattttaaaa GAGCAGACATCTGCATCAGTTATTTGCTACAAAGATCTTATTGATCACAACAAGGTTGTATTTCAAAGAGGTGAAGGTGCTCTACAGATTTTGTCTCCCCTGGTAGGCATTGTTCCAGAGGCTCGCCTTAACTTAGTCATCTACCATATTCTGCAG GATGACATCTCGGAAGCTTATAATCTCATGAAAGACATCAAAGCCACACAGCATTCTGAATATATTCTTAAGGGTATCATCCATACTATTATAGGACAGAAAAATGGATCG CGTGAGGATACAGAAATTGCTCAGCAGTACTACTTAGCAGTTGGAAACAGTGAAAGTGAAAGGGATACAGTTCAAGGAAGAGAGTGCAtggcttcatttttctttttactgcATCAGTTTGATGAAGTTAATCGCTATCTCAACGCAATACGTAGTCATCATCATGGtgatgatgtatttaatttcaactACGGACAG GCTAAAGCAGCAATTGGGAGTTTTAAAGAAGCAGAAGAAGCATTTCAACTAgtacaaagtgaaaaattaagatGTGATTACACATTTATCAGCCTTTTAGGCAGATGCT ACATCATGAATAAAAAACCACAAGATGCATGGGAGCTATACCTGAAAATGGAGGCATCCCCTGAATCTTTCAATTTGCTGCAGCTGATTGCAAATGATTGCTACAAGATGGGCCATTTTTATCATGCAGCTAAAGCTTTTGATATGCTGGAAAGATTTGATCCTAACCCAGAGTATTGGGAAGGGAAACGTGGTGCCTGCATCGGAATGTTTCAGAAAGTCATAGCGTGCGAAGAGCCCAA atcCATACTAAAAGATGCTATTCAACTGCTAAAGACATCTAACAAGCCAGGAGTAGAGCAAATGATAAAGGTGATTAAGACATGGGCAAAAGAAAACAAGATAAATGTTTTCATATGA
- the LOC124158827 gene encoding intraflagellar transport protein 56 isoform X2 encodes MLSRAKPAAGHSAKKEPVNVTKQLPKLNEFLKSRDYVGALTLLEFSRNALKSTDDVDMWIGYCAFHLGDYKKALFTYEKLLQNYPFEEIAINLSCCYFFLGMYKEALEAAEKAPEGGLKSRLLLHLSHRFADDKRVFEMEQKLGEMIENRLSLASLNFIKAHYQESLDVYKAVLLDHREYLAIKVYEAYCYYKNGYLDKSQEALHNYLQHYPDSVTANNLKACIYYHLDDMKAAETELKILKEQTSASVICYKDLIDHNKVVFQRGEGALQILSPLVGIVPEARLNLVIYHILQDDISEAYNLMKDIKATQHSEYILKGIIHTIIGQKNGSREDTEIAQQYYLAVGNSESERDTVQGRECMASFFFLLHQFDEVNRYLNAIRSHHHGDDVFNFNYGQAKAAIGSFKEAEEAFQLVQSEKLRCDYTFISLLGRCYIMNKKPQDAWELYLKMEASPESFNLLQLIANDCYKMGHFYHAAKAFDMLERFDPNPEYWEGKRGACIGMFQKVIACEEPKSILKDAIQLLKTSNKPGVEQMIKVIKTWAKENKINVFI; translated from the exons ATGTTGTCAAGGGCTAAGCCTGCTGCTGGACATTCAGCAAAGAAAGAGCCAGTAAATGTTACTAAGCAGCTACCGAAGTTGAATGAATTTCTTAAGTCAAGGGATTATGTGGGTGCTCTTACACTTCTCGAG tttAGCAGAAATGCCTTGAAAAGTACAGATGATGTGGACATGTGGATTGGATATTGTGCCTTTCATTTGGGAGACTATAAAAAAGCTCTTTTTACCTATGAGAAACTTTTACAGAATTATCCCTTTGAGGAAATTGCAATCAACTTATCATGCTGCTACTTTTTCCTTGGGATGTATAAAGAAGCTCTTGAG GCTGCAGAAAAAGCTCCAGAAGGTGGATTAAAATCAAGACTGCTGCTACATCTTTCTCATAGATTTGCAGATGATAAAAGAGTATTTGAGATGGAACAGAAACTAGGAGAAATGATTGAAAACAGACTTAGCCTTGCTTCTTTAAACTTCATAAAAGCCCACTATCAAGAATCCCTGGATGTTTATAAAGCAGTTCTACTGGATCATAG GGAATACCTGGCAATAAAAGTTTATGAAGCCTACTGCTACTATAAAAATGGCTATTTGGATAAATCTCAGGAAGCTCTGCACAACTATTTGCAGCACTATCCAGATTCTGTGACTGCCAACAATCTAAAAGCTTGCATTTACTACCATCTGGATGACATGAAGGCTGCTGAAACtgaactaaaaattttaaaa GAGCAGACATCTGCATCAGTTATTTGCTACAAAGATCTTATTGATCACAACAAGGTTGTATTTCAAAGAGGTGAAGGTGCTCTACAGATTTTGTCTCCCCTGGTAGGCATTGTTCCAGAGGCTCGCCTTAACTTAGTCATCTACCATATTCTGCAG GATGACATCTCGGAAGCTTATAATCTCATGAAAGACATCAAAGCCACACAGCATTCTGAATATATTCTTAAGGGTATCATCCATACTATTATAGGACAGAAAAATGGATCG CGTGAGGATACAGAAATTGCTCAGCAGTACTACTTAGCAGTTGGAAACAGTGAAAGTGAAAGGGATACAGTTCAAGGAAGAGAGTGCAtggcttcatttttctttttactgcATCAGTTTGATGAAGTTAATCGCTATCTCAACGCAATACGTAGTCATCATCATGGtgatgatgtatttaatttcaactACGGACAG GCTAAAGCAGCAATTGGGAGTTTTAAAGAAGCAGAAGAAGCATTTCAACTAgtacaaagtgaaaaattaagatGTGATTACACATTTATCAGCCTTTTAGGCAGATGCT ACATCATGAATAAAAAACCACAAGATGCATGGGAGCTATACCTGAAAATGGAGGCATCCCCTGAATCTTTCAATTTGCTGCAGCTGATTGCAAATGATTGCTACAAGATGGGCCATTTTTATCATGCAGCTAAAGCTTTTGATATGCTGGAAAGATTTGATCCTAACCCAGAGTATTGGGAAGGGAAACGTGGTGCCTGCATCGGAATGTTTCAGAAAGTCATAGCGTGCGAAGAGCCCAA atcCATACTAAAAGATGCTATTCAACTGCTAAAGACATCTAACAAGCCAGGAGTAGAGCAAATGATAAAGGTGATTAAGACATGGGCAAAAGAAAACAAGATAAATGTTTTCATATGA
- the LOC124158827 gene encoding intraflagellar transport protein 56 isoform X4 → MWIGYCAFHLGDYKKALFTYEKLLQNYPFEEIAINLSCCYFFLGMYKEALEAAEKAPEGGLKSRLLLHLSHRFADDKRVFEMEQKLGEMIENRLSLASLNFIKAHYQESLDVYKAVLLDHREYLAIKVYEAYCYYKNGYLDKSQEALHNYLQHYPDSVTANNLKACIYYHLDDMKAAETELKILKEQTSASVICYKDLIDHNKVVFQRGEGALQILSPLVGIVPEARLNLVIYHILQDDISEAYNLMKDIKATQHSEYILKGIIHTIIGQKNGSREDTEIAQQYYLAVGNSESERDTVQGRECMASFFFLLHQFDEVNRYLNAIRSHHHGDDVFNFNYGQAKAAIGSFKEAEEAFQLVQSEKLRCDYTFISLLGRCYIMNKKPQDAWELYLKMEASPESFNLLQLIANDCYKMGHFYHAAKAFDMLERFDPNPEYWEGKRGACIGMFQKVIACEEPKSILKDAIQLLKTSNKPGVEQMIKVIKTWAKENKINVFI, encoded by the exons ATGTGGATTGGATATTGTGCCTTTCATTTGGGAGACTATAAAAAAGCTCTTTTTACCTATGAGAAACTTTTACAGAATTATCCCTTTGAGGAAATTGCAATCAACTTATCATGCTGCTACTTTTTCCTTGGGATGTATAAAGAAGCTCTTGAG GCTGCAGAAAAAGCTCCAGAAGGTGGATTAAAATCAAGACTGCTGCTACATCTTTCTCATAGATTTGCAGATGATAAAAGAGTATTTGAGATGGAACAGAAACTAGGAGAAATGATTGAAAACAGACTTAGCCTTGCTTCTTTAAACTTCATAAAAGCCCACTATCAAGAATCCCTGGATGTTTATAAAGCAGTTCTACTGGATCATAG GGAATACCTGGCAATAAAAGTTTATGAAGCCTACTGCTACTATAAAAATGGCTATTTGGATAAATCTCAGGAAGCTCTGCACAACTATTTGCAGCACTATCCAGATTCTGTGACTGCCAACAATCTAAAAGCTTGCATTTACTACCATCTGGATGACATGAAGGCTGCTGAAACtgaactaaaaattttaaaa GAGCAGACATCTGCATCAGTTATTTGCTACAAAGATCTTATTGATCACAACAAGGTTGTATTTCAAAGAGGTGAAGGTGCTCTACAGATTTTGTCTCCCCTGGTAGGCATTGTTCCAGAGGCTCGCCTTAACTTAGTCATCTACCATATTCTGCAG GATGACATCTCGGAAGCTTATAATCTCATGAAAGACATCAAAGCCACACAGCATTCTGAATATATTCTTAAGGGTATCATCCATACTATTATAGGACAGAAAAATGGATCG CGTGAGGATACAGAAATTGCTCAGCAGTACTACTTAGCAGTTGGAAACAGTGAAAGTGAAAGGGATACAGTTCAAGGAAGAGAGTGCAtggcttcatttttctttttactgcATCAGTTTGATGAAGTTAATCGCTATCTCAACGCAATACGTAGTCATCATCATGGtgatgatgtatttaatttcaactACGGACAG GCTAAAGCAGCAATTGGGAGTTTTAAAGAAGCAGAAGAAGCATTTCAACTAgtacaaagtgaaaaattaagatGTGATTACACATTTATCAGCCTTTTAGGCAGATGCT ACATCATGAATAAAAAACCACAAGATGCATGGGAGCTATACCTGAAAATGGAGGCATCCCCTGAATCTTTCAATTTGCTGCAGCTGATTGCAAATGATTGCTACAAGATGGGCCATTTTTATCATGCAGCTAAAGCTTTTGATATGCTGGAAAGATTTGATCCTAACCCAGAGTATTGGGAAGGGAAACGTGGTGCCTGCATCGGAATGTTTCAGAAAGTCATAGCGTGCGAAGAGCCCAA atcCATACTAAAAGATGCTATTCAACTGCTAAAGACATCTAACAAGCCAGGAGTAGAGCAAATGATAAAGGTGATTAAGACATGGGCAAAAGAAAACAAGATAAATGTTTTCATATGA
- the LOC124158829 gene encoding uncharacterized protein LOC124158829, which produces MYINIEQYKVKFLSALCGYLLPALILPVHVYTLSYFWSQYSRNVEKRFCSCSCWDTVFKGPYETGVATYKHMYFNATSNGCKMWMLTTFAIVSLYESIKRLVRLALLKRLRFSMALLFLTTLFSHYYSWWSFINYWNDDFYSQWNHQLFFSLTELFSTGVILYYANSDNYISTRLLLLISGVGALHTLIAGSDQFIANVVQGRGQAHQVVRDLCLMTPDILNIFVPIMLYAHTSWKKSRIISGSVWNAIPKHGFEVAALLMLLVVGFTISIVL; this is translated from the exons ATGTATATCAATATAGAGCAgtataaagtgaaatttttatcggCATTATGTGGATATTTACTTCCAGCACTGATTCTTCCAGTGCATGTGTATACTCTATCTTACTTTTGGAGTCAGTATTCCAGGAATGTAGAAAAACGATTCTGCTCTTGCTCGTGTTGGGATACGGTTTTCAAAG GTCCATACGAAACTGGTGTGGCCACGTACAAGCATATGTACTTCAATGCAACTAGCAATGGTTGTAAAATGTGGATGTTGACAACCTTTGCAATTGTGTCCTTATACGAGAGCATCAAGCGTCTTGTTCGTCTTGCTTTACTGAAACGCCTGCGTTTCAGTAtggctcttttatttttaacaactTTGTTTTCCCATTATTATTCTTGGTGGTCTTTTATCAATTATTGGAATGACGACTTCTACTCTCAGTGGAATCACCAGTTGTTCTTCTCTCTGACTGAATTATTTTCTACCGGTGTTATTTTATACTATGCTAATTCCGACAACTACATATCCACTCGGTTGTTACTCTTAATTTCTGGAGTGGGAGCTTTACATACGTTGATAGCTGGGAGCGACCAATTCATTGCAAATGTTGTTCAGGGACGAGGTCAAGCTCATCAAGTGGTTCGAGATCTTTGTTTGATGACGCCAGATATATTGAATATCTTCGTTCCTATTATGTTATATGCTCATACCTCATGGAAAAAGAGCCGAATCATATCTGGTAGTGTGTGGAATGCTATACCCAAGCATGGTTTTGAAGTGGCAGCTCTGCTGATGCTACTTGTCGTAGGCTTTACAATTAGTATTGTGCTTTAA